A region of Oceanicoccus sp. KOV_DT_Chl DNA encodes the following proteins:
- a CDS encoding LuxR C-terminal-related transcriptional regulator, translating to MLPVQIIARRLLSNPFSLTVLPQLITLEAAAGFGKTCTTQWWLQNSDLEYRWLTLANSTKWQQHNARIFWQYLLAACQQLLPDFISPNAAAATDEAFIVGFLNALTTSCSNNPEQSFVLVIDNLHHLDDDLLLKWLDFFSSHLPINLTLVLLSRRNITLKHRTSRLAAGKLISINSQQLSFSDDESVEFLQHAMDDASICTITKTSSELIGWPLGLKLASLDAAQHSNQGLSKHQTRLIHNFLIEDVFSVLPQPLADLVTNTIGLAQLNPEVITELVTGINGNDCVELLKTNGLFLTSSVDNAFYSYQPLFRTAVLQHLQDNDAETYVQIRSKTATALESHGFIFAAIEQLVAIEQWTQASALIINASIDRIRSGDHQSIYEWLSLLPKHWLSQNPRLLYLNVLTATRTRHLSLDSQYSQLDIAEQILLNTIETDNNQTISRIQNIAFDNAKNTTELLEEIYNLRAELARNQGHSEQYENISWDTVRRASKSNLLLGSATDLGRGMELYLRGKTQAAESAFEDAIRHAQQENYQLVLVIAANYLAIVLHMMGRPLDGIRRLDSVLEWIKTQDLQPFPGTYLNKGCSAPIHCELNQLEQAEKELAPYLNFAANTDLEATQRYTTQIIGFHLLRSKGEYDQAEMALSNAQAIVLDELDNWNWYITPLAAYRAHLALLRGDIITAGQWAESREQQLINATEFRSEEERLILASVWIKQSRYKDALTLLNKLRNSADIGNRILHSIKSLILEALCHSAMNNKSSAQTAIHKALQMAEPCQFQRVFLDEGDDIAPLLQLAIEKNTAPNFCRTLLKSYTQHNKQTVFTGQGVLIEPLSSREVEILQRVSDGLRNKDIAENLSISISTVKAHIYNIFSKLQVKSRTEAVAQGRKLGIT from the coding sequence GTGCTGCCTGTACAAATTATTGCGCGCCGGTTACTGAGCAATCCATTTTCACTCACCGTTTTACCCCAGCTAATTACGCTGGAAGCCGCTGCAGGATTTGGCAAAACCTGCACTACACAATGGTGGCTACAAAACTCAGACCTTGAATACCGCTGGCTCACACTCGCTAATAGCACCAAATGGCAGCAGCATAATGCCCGGATTTTTTGGCAATACTTATTAGCCGCTTGCCAACAATTACTGCCTGACTTTATTTCACCAAACGCTGCAGCAGCCACCGACGAAGCCTTTATTGTTGGGTTTTTGAACGCCTTAACCACTAGTTGCAGTAACAATCCAGAGCAATCTTTTGTACTGGTAATTGATAATCTTCACCATCTTGATGACGATCTCTTGCTCAAATGGCTAGATTTTTTTAGTAGCCACCTCCCCATTAATTTAACCCTGGTTTTATTGAGCCGCCGCAACATCACGTTAAAGCACCGCACCAGTCGCCTGGCCGCTGGCAAATTAATTAGTATTAATTCTCAACAATTAAGTTTTAGTGATGATGAGTCAGTAGAATTTTTACAGCATGCAATGGACGATGCCTCTATATGCACGATCACTAAAACCAGCTCGGAATTAATTGGCTGGCCACTAGGTTTAAAACTTGCCAGTCTGGACGCTGCGCAGCATTCAAATCAGGGACTGTCTAAACACCAAACACGGCTAATTCATAACTTTTTGATTGAAGATGTGTTCAGTGTTTTACCTCAACCATTAGCCGACTTGGTTACTAACACTATTGGTTTAGCTCAGCTCAACCCGGAAGTCATTACTGAACTGGTCACTGGTATTAATGGTAATGACTGTGTTGAGCTACTTAAAACCAATGGCCTTTTTCTAACATCCAGCGTGGATAATGCGTTTTATTCTTATCAGCCATTATTTAGAACCGCAGTACTCCAGCACCTGCAAGACAACGATGCAGAAACATATGTTCAGATTAGATCCAAGACAGCTACAGCACTTGAAAGCCATGGGTTTATTTTCGCAGCTATAGAGCAGCTAGTCGCTATTGAGCAATGGACCCAGGCTAGCGCACTCATTATCAACGCTAGCATCGACCGTATCCGCTCTGGTGATCATCAATCTATTTACGAGTGGCTATCTCTACTCCCTAAGCACTGGCTTAGCCAAAACCCCAGACTGCTTTATCTCAATGTATTGACGGCAACCAGAACCCGTCATTTATCGCTGGACTCTCAATACTCGCAGCTCGATATTGCTGAACAAATTTTGTTAAACACTATTGAAACTGACAACAATCAAACCATTTCCCGAATACAGAATATTGCGTTTGATAACGCCAAAAACACTACCGAATTGTTGGAAGAAATTTATAATTTACGCGCCGAACTGGCACGCAACCAGGGCCACTCTGAACAATACGAAAATATCTCCTGGGATACGGTAAGACGCGCTTCAAAATCAAATTTACTGCTGGGCAGCGCCACTGACCTTGGCCGTGGCATGGAGCTGTACTTACGCGGAAAAACACAAGCAGCGGAAAGCGCTTTTGAAGATGCTATTCGCCACGCGCAACAGGAAAACTATCAACTAGTGCTGGTCATTGCCGCTAATTATCTAGCCATCGTCCTGCATATGATGGGACGCCCTCTGGATGGTATTCGTCGATTGGATAGCGTTCTGGAGTGGATAAAAACTCAGGACTTGCAACCCTTCCCTGGTACTTATTTAAACAAAGGTTGCAGTGCTCCTATTCATTGTGAACTCAACCAGTTAGAGCAAGCAGAAAAAGAATTAGCACCTTATTTAAATTTCGCTGCTAACACTGATCTGGAAGCAACACAACGCTACACCACACAAATTATCGGCTTTCACTTATTGCGCAGCAAAGGTGAGTACGATCAAGCAGAAATGGCTCTGTCTAATGCACAAGCTATCGTGCTGGATGAATTAGATAACTGGAACTGGTATATCACTCCGCTGGCCGCCTACCGCGCACACTTGGCTTTATTACGTGGCGACATAATAACCGCAGGTCAATGGGCAGAATCCAGAGAACAACAGTTAATAAATGCGACTGAATTCAGAAGCGAAGAAGAACGTTTAATACTTGCCAGCGTATGGATTAAACAGTCACGTTATAAAGACGCACTGACATTATTAAACAAGTTGCGAAATTCTGCCGACATTGGCAACCGTATATTGCACAGTATAAAAAGTTTGATTCTGGAAGCACTTTGTCACTCCGCAATGAACAATAAAAGTTCAGCACAAACCGCTATACATAAAGCACTACAGATGGCGGAGCCCTGTCAATTCCAGCGTGTATTTCTTGATGAAGGTGACGATATAGCTCCCTTGCTGCAACTGGCGATTGAAAAAAACACTGCACCAAATTTCTGTCGTACGCTATTAAAGAGCTACACACAACATAATAAGCAAACGGTATTTACTGGCCAAGGCGTTTTAATCGAACCACTCAGCAGCCGGGAAGTTGAAATCTTGCAGCGGGTTAGCGATGGTCTCAGAAATAAAGATATTGCCGAAAATCTCTCGATCTCAATATCCACAGTGAAGGCCCATATCTACAACATATTTTCCAAACTGCAAGTTAAAAGCCGTACCGAAGCGGTTGCGCAAGGCCGTAAACTCGGTATCACCTAA
- a CDS encoding SRPBCC family protein, with amino-acid sequence MDANTKTLTAEHIAARSPGPSYQDLLDKEVNPVPDSLRENTNPYLGSDNLSVDRYLSREFHELEVEHIWKRTWQAVCRVTEVGEPGDTFVYDIATMSIVVTRTEQGTLKAFKNACLHRGRQLVDKTGNYKDLRCPYHAFTWSLDGEFKGAPCKWDFPHLDEDQFGLPEVLVDTWGGWVFINMDRNSQSLHDYLGVLPAHFERWKPENAYKMIHVEKVIPCNWKVGWEAFIESYHAVATHPQILPYTDDADSQYDVWGPHISRTITALGVPSFHLKNLVDQDVVDTMLGVSPMVARPTEAEVPAGMTAREFIGQLNADEFSKNHDTRLDTFATNSERMDSILYSIFPNFAPWAGFHPNITYRFRPNGDDHTSALMEIIVICQLASDAERPKDVPVRRLGDNELFSQAPELGESLGTIFDQDLFNMPMIQKGMNNVESRELILANYHEVRIRHFHQTIDKYINGEL; translated from the coding sequence ATGGATGCAAATACCAAAACATTAACAGCAGAACACATTGCCGCTCGCTCACCTGGGCCGTCCTATCAAGACTTACTCGATAAAGAAGTTAATCCAGTACCAGATAGTCTGCGCGAAAACACCAATCCCTATTTAGGCTCGGACAATTTATCGGTGGATCGCTATCTGTCGCGGGAATTTCATGAGCTGGAAGTAGAGCATATCTGGAAGCGCACTTGGCAAGCAGTGTGCCGTGTAACCGAAGTCGGCGAGCCCGGTGATACCTTTGTCTATGATATCGCCACTATGTCTATTGTAGTGACTCGCACTGAACAGGGCACATTAAAAGCATTTAAAAACGCCTGCCTGCACCGAGGTCGTCAGCTGGTAGATAAAACCGGCAACTACAAAGATTTACGCTGCCCCTATCACGCCTTCACCTGGAGTCTGGACGGTGAGTTCAAAGGCGCTCCCTGTAAATGGGACTTCCCCCATCTGGATGAAGACCAGTTCGGCTTACCTGAAGTGTTAGTAGATACTTGGGGCGGCTGGGTGTTTATCAATATGGATAGAAACTCCCAGTCTCTGCACGACTACTTAGGCGTGCTGCCAGCACATTTTGAACGGTGGAAACCGGAAAACGCTTACAAAATGATTCACGTTGAAAAAGTTATCCCCTGTAATTGGAAAGTCGGCTGGGAAGCGTTTATTGAGTCCTATCATGCCGTTGCCACTCATCCGCAAATTTTGCCTTACACAGATGATGCCGATTCCCAGTACGATGTCTGGGGGCCCCATATTAGCCGCACTATCACTGCGTTAGGTGTTCCCAGTTTCCACTTGAAGAATTTAGTGGACCAGGATGTGGTCGATACTATGCTGGGAGTTTCGCCTATGGTCGCTCGACCCACCGAAGCAGAAGTGCCAGCGGGAATGACTGCACGGGAATTTATCGGCCAGTTAAACGCTGACGAGTTCAGTAAAAATCACGACACCCGGCTGGACACCTTCGCCACTAATTCCGAGCGTATGGATTCTATTTTATATTCTATATTTCCCAACTTTGCGCCCTGGGCGGGCTTTCATCCCAATATCACTTATCGCTTTCGGCCTAACGGTGATGATCATACCAGTGCGCTGATGGAAATTATTGTGATTTGCCAACTGGCCAGCGATGCCGAGCGCCCCAAAGATGTTCCCGTGCGGCGACTGGGCGACAATGAATTATTCTCTCAAGCACCGGAACTCGGAGAAAGCTTAGGGACTATTTTCGATCAGGATCTATTCAATATGCCAATGATTCAAAAAGGCATGAACAATGTGGAATCTCGCGAGTTAATTCTGGCTAATTACCACGAAGTCAGAATTCGTCACTTTCATCAAACCATCGACAAATATATTAACGGCGAGCTGTAA
- a CDS encoding TetR/AcrR family transcriptional regulator, translating to MGLRQQKKQQTRQRLMAVAATLFDLQGFPATTVDEIAAQVNISRMTFFNYFASKEKLLEALAIDWFSRHSTLFEIMIGGEGTPEAVAPPELNKRLDVIVRHRKFLKMVVLHSQLFNNFTPSSETTDLTVAPYMESHFQNRLTRVREAQQQGSIRNDIEATEICHIYDALRNDIVGRWLMDDDATEKQLRARFSGAMRLFLSGLKDQG from the coding sequence GTGGGATTAAGACAACAGAAAAAACAACAAACCCGCCAACGCTTAATGGCAGTCGCTGCCACCCTATTTGATCTGCAAGGATTTCCGGCTACCACTGTTGACGAAATTGCAGCCCAGGTAAATATCAGCCGAATGACATTTTTTAACTACTTTGCAAGCAAGGAAAAATTGCTTGAAGCACTGGCAATAGACTGGTTCAGCCGCCACAGTACCTTGTTCGAAATCATGATCGGCGGTGAAGGCACCCCTGAAGCCGTCGCCCCGCCAGAATTAAATAAGCGCTTAGATGTAATTGTCAGGCATCGTAAATTTCTGAAAATGGTTGTTCTGCACTCCCAGTTGTTCAACAATTTCACTCCTTCCTCTGAAACTACCGACCTGACGGTAGCACCTTACATGGAGAGCCACTTCCAAAACCGCTTAACGCGAGTACGCGAAGCTCAGCAGCAGGGAAGTATTAGAAATGACATCGAGGCTACGGAAATCTGTCACATATACGATGCATTGCGCAATGATATTGTGGGCCGCTGGCTAATGGACGATGATGCTACCGAAAAACAACTGAGAGCACGTTTCAGTGGGGCAATGCGTTTATTCTTATCAGGACTGAAAGATCAAGGATAG
- a CDS encoding cytochrome P450, with translation MSKCPVDFNFFDEEVLNCPYDFYQTLQEQAPVYQLPDTNIFMVTRHADIRQLLKDTATYSNNFNDLLKGPEPAPEVTAIYAKAWQPVDTLVTADPPKHKTYRTLVNKVFNAKRVNAMEAYMKEIVHELIDSFIDKGECDFVREFTTPLPVYVIADQLGVPRKDLEEFKEWSDSFARRLSQLATPAEQIEDAENIVAFQFYFADMIAERRKNPKDDMITDLVNTVIEDAETGETRQLNMEELQNLLQQLMVAGNETTTSAITSGMVSLIQNPEQLQALQDDPGKIENAVEEILRMESPSAGMWRVVKKDSEFQGVKIPKDSLLMLRYHAANRDRELFDDPNTIDIERSNAGDHIAFGKGIHFCPGAMLARKEMLVALTALLERMTHFQIVEEKSDLNFWPNIVLRGRKGLYLTFEKR, from the coding sequence ATGAGTAAATGCCCGGTAGATTTTAATTTCTTTGACGAAGAAGTCTTAAACTGTCCCTACGACTTTTACCAAACGCTGCAGGAGCAAGCCCCCGTCTATCAATTGCCTGACACCAATATTTTTATGGTGACACGCCATGCTGATATTAGACAACTGTTAAAAGATACGGCGACCTATTCCAATAACTTTAATGACTTGCTTAAAGGCCCGGAACCAGCCCCGGAAGTCACTGCCATCTATGCCAAAGCCTGGCAGCCGGTAGACACACTGGTGACCGCAGACCCACCAAAACATAAAACCTATCGCACCCTGGTCAACAAAGTATTTAACGCTAAACGTGTTAATGCGATGGAAGCCTATATGAAAGAAATTGTGCATGAACTTATCGATAGTTTTATCGACAAAGGAGAATGTGATTTTGTCCGTGAATTCACCACACCATTGCCCGTGTATGTGATCGCTGACCAACTCGGTGTACCGCGCAAAGACCTGGAGGAATTTAAAGAGTGGTCAGACTCCTTTGCCCGTCGATTGAGCCAACTGGCAACACCGGCAGAACAAATTGAAGACGCTGAAAATATTGTAGCGTTTCAGTTTTACTTTGCCGACATGATTGCAGAACGTCGGAAAAACCCCAAAGACGATATGATCACCGATCTGGTTAACACCGTCATTGAAGATGCCGAAACGGGGGAAACTCGTCAGCTAAATATGGAAGAACTACAAAATCTGTTACAGCAGTTGATGGTGGCAGGTAATGAAACAACCACCTCGGCCATTACCAGCGGCATGGTTAGCCTGATCCAAAACCCTGAACAACTGCAAGCACTACAAGATGATCCCGGTAAAATAGAAAATGCCGTCGAAGAAATACTTCGCATGGAATCACCCAGCGCAGGTATGTGGCGCGTAGTAAAAAAAGACAGCGAATTTCAGGGCGTGAAAATCCCCAAGGACTCCTTGCTGATGTTGCGCTATCACGCGGCCAACCGCGACCGTGAACTATTTGACGATCCCAATACTATTGATATCGAGCGCAGCAATGCCGGTGACCATATTGCCTTCGGCAAGGGTATCCACTTTTGCCCCGGTGCGATGTTGGCAAGAAAGGAAATGCTCGTCGCGCTGACAGCATTGCTCGAAAGAATGACCCATTTTCAGATTGTTGAAGAAAAGTCAGATTTGAACTTCTGGCCTAATATTGTGCTTCGAGGAAGAAAGGGCCTCTATCTCACGTTTGAAAAGCGCTAG
- a CDS encoding glucose 1-dehydrogenase, translating into MSRFTGHTVIVTGGASGIGEATVRAIVREGGKVLIADLQEKEGEALAQQLGDAAIFQKTDVTNEADIIAAVARAEQALGPLTGMVNNAGIIGAVGSITETTVEAFDRTMAILSRAVFLGVKHATKAMKPHGKGAIVSLASSAGVMGGLGPHTYTMAKHGVVGLTKSAASELSGYGIRINAVAPGGTVTPLTAALTGGDTEAITEFIKSSTPLGIPCLPEDIAGGILYLLSDEARFVTGHTLAIDGGITTSVLNTSFHHDDSEILLHAGQRTEQ; encoded by the coding sequence ATGAGCAGATTCACAGGACACACCGTTATTGTCACCGGCGGCGCCAGCGGCATCGGCGAAGCTACCGTAAGAGCCATTGTGCGCGAAGGCGGTAAAGTACTGATCGCCGACCTGCAGGAAAAAGAAGGCGAGGCATTGGCGCAACAGCTAGGCGATGCCGCTATTTTTCAAAAAACAGATGTGACTAACGAAGCCGATATTATCGCCGCCGTTGCCCGCGCCGAACAAGCTCTGGGACCACTGACAGGCATGGTTAACAATGCCGGCATTATTGGCGCTGTTGGCTCAATTACCGAAACCACCGTCGAAGCCTTTGATCGCACCATGGCGATTTTGTCACGGGCAGTGTTCCTCGGCGTGAAACATGCCACCAAAGCGATGAAGCCCCACGGCAAAGGTGCCATCGTTTCACTGGCAAGCAGCGCGGGCGTGATGGGCGGCTTAGGCCCACACACCTATACTATGGCGAAACACGGTGTGGTCGGTTTAACCAAATCTGCCGCCAGCGAATTAAGTGGTTACGGCATTCGCATCAACGCTGTCGCCCCCGGCGGTACCGTGACACCACTGACGGCCGCACTCACCGGTGGCGACACCGAAGCAATAACCGAATTTATAAAATCCAGCACACCACTGGGTATTCCATGCTTGCCTGAAGATATTGCTGGCGGTATTTTATACCTGCTAAGTGATGAAGCCCGTTTTGTTACCGGTCACACCTTAGCGATCGATGGCGGCATTACTACCAGCGTTCTAAACACAAGCTTTCATCACGATGACTCCGAGATCCTGTTACACGCTGGCCAAAGAACAGAGCAATAA
- a CDS encoding carotenoid oxygenase family protein, with product MDLSRFPYLQGNYAPVATENDFDHHELTIEGKIPHDLVGAFMRNGANTAYEPNHYVYPLDGDGMIHAVYIKDGKAHYRNRWVQTSHLKTERQFNRTLYGSCGKLMPVPQEVIDAGGEPNPLRNTSNTNVIQHGGKVLSMWEGGFPHLMSPGLDTVELHDYEGALKPGDAFFAHPKICPDSGDMVTCIQRWEAPFFTVKIVDKNGQIINSIPVDLPAKAIIHDLQITENYVIIFNSPGFHDLEKAKAGADPFRWEPEKGTQVIAIPRKGGEPIWFQTDAFFSWHFCNGYEKDGKIIVDYVWMKQIPFTQAMDSGLEKQTRNMHRMTLDLTTKAVVDTKIGDIYCEFSRCADNRCGKEYRYGFATASNRQWADAHGYNCTLRYDMNTGEHQLWEYGPEANAGEPVHVPNPNSDKEEDGYIMCYVYNPGEDPFLSILSAGNIAAGPIAKIHIPVRVPNGFHANWMQDLQLGE from the coding sequence ATGGACCTTAGCCGTTTTCCTTACTTGCAAGGTAATTACGCACCGGTTGCAACCGAAAATGATTTTGACCACCACGAGCTCACCATTGAAGGAAAAATACCGCATGATCTGGTCGGAGCATTTATGCGCAACGGGGCCAATACCGCCTATGAACCCAACCACTATGTGTACCCGCTAGATGGCGATGGCATGATTCACGCTGTTTATATAAAAGACGGCAAAGCGCACTACCGTAACCGCTGGGTGCAAACCAGCCATCTAAAAACCGAGCGCCAATTCAATCGCACTCTATATGGCAGCTGTGGCAAATTAATGCCTGTTCCTCAGGAAGTCATTGACGCCGGCGGTGAACCCAACCCACTGCGTAATACCTCCAACACCAATGTCATTCAGCACGGCGGCAAGGTGCTTTCCATGTGGGAAGGTGGCTTCCCGCACTTAATGAGCCCAGGCCTTGATACTGTTGAATTACACGATTATGAAGGCGCCCTGAAGCCCGGTGATGCATTTTTTGCCCATCCTAAAATCTGCCCCGATAGCGGCGATATGGTGACTTGTATTCAACGCTGGGAAGCGCCCTTCTTTACAGTAAAAATTGTTGATAAGAACGGACAAATAATCAATTCCATACCGGTCGATCTGCCAGCAAAAGCGATTATCCACGACCTGCAAATCACTGAAAATTACGTCATTATTTTTAACTCACCCGGCTTTCACGATCTAGAAAAAGCCAAAGCAGGTGCAGACCCTTTCCGTTGGGAACCCGAAAAAGGCACCCAGGTGATTGCCATACCACGTAAAGGTGGCGAGCCTATCTGGTTTCAAACGGATGCTTTTTTTAGCTGGCACTTCTGCAACGGCTACGAGAAAGACGGAAAAATTATTGTCGACTATGTGTGGATGAAACAAATCCCTTTCACTCAGGCAATGGATTCCGGTCTGGAAAAACAAACTCGCAATATGCATCGCATGACCCTGGACCTGACAACCAAAGCCGTCGTCGATACCAAAATTGGCGACATTTATTGCGAATTTTCCCGCTGTGCGGATAACCGCTGCGGCAAAGAATACCGCTATGGTTTTGCCACTGCGTCCAACCGTCAATGGGCTGATGCCCACGGTTATAACTGCACCCTGCGTTACGATATGAATACCGGCGAACACCAACTATGGGAATACGGCCCAGAAGCAAACGCAGGGGAACCGGTACATGTACCTAACCCAAACAGCGATAAAGAAGAAGACGGTTACATCATGTGCTACGTCTACAACCCGGGTGAAGATCCGTTTTTATCAATTTTGAGCGCGGGCAATATTGCCGCCGGACCGATTGCCAAAATTCATATTCCAGTACGCGTGCCCAATGGTTTTCACGCTAACTGGATGCAGGATTTGCAACTTGGCGAATAA
- a CDS encoding cytochrome P450, giving the protein MTAPTVNDTRALADMPLFDNETLKCPYHFDKTLRETAPVFKDPTSGVYVVSTYDLVREAHKKPEVFSNDFALAKGAGESIDEDVAAVMSQTYDLGKGTLLTVDDPVHKTYRDELKDFFLLNNVAKYRPWITELADDLFSQLKLGEPVNFVEHFTRPLPLSVIMHVLGMPLEMRDLAFKWTVDNVTVLSQVGDKQTLLAAHAGLKDEYDWFVNALNERRENPRDDLLNLVAHATYEGRPLTIEEQLSHCTQFMVAGNETTTATLAEGMRQLCLNPEQQKMIREDRSLIPNLVDESLRVASPTSNMWRVAKADYDLGGTTIPAGSMVLLKYFSSNHDESMFENPLEFDVTRANAKRHISFGFGSHVCIGQHLSKLEMTIAWEKLFDSSSNFTLACDPSELEYMPNILLRGLEEIPVIIEA; this is encoded by the coding sequence GTGACAGCACCAACCGTCAATGACACTCGCGCTCTGGCCGATATGCCACTGTTTGATAACGAAACCCTGAAATGCCCCTATCATTTTGATAAAACCTTGCGCGAAACCGCTCCTGTTTTTAAGGACCCCACTTCCGGTGTGTATGTCGTCTCTACCTATGATTTAGTCCGCGAAGCGCATAAAAAACCGGAAGTCTTTTCCAATGATTTTGCCCTGGCCAAAGGCGCCGGCGAAAGTATTGATGAAGACGTAGCAGCGGTCATGAGCCAAACCTATGATTTAGGTAAAGGCACACTGTTAACCGTCGATGATCCTGTACACAAAACCTATCGCGATGAATTAAAAGATTTTTTCCTACTCAATAACGTCGCCAAATACCGCCCGTGGATCACCGAGCTGGCAGATGACTTATTTAGCCAATTGAAACTGGGGGAACCGGTTAATTTCGTTGAGCATTTTACCCGCCCACTGCCTTTGTCGGTGATTATGCACGTGCTGGGTATGCCGCTGGAAATGCGCGATTTGGCCTTTAAATGGACTGTCGATAATGTCACGGTATTATCGCAAGTCGGCGACAAACAAACACTGCTAGCCGCCCACGCAGGTTTAAAAGATGAATATGATTGGTTTGTGAATGCGCTCAATGAGCGCCGCGAAAACCCGCGTGATGATTTATTGAATCTGGTAGCACACGCTACTTACGAAGGCCGCCCACTCACTATTGAAGAACAGTTATCACACTGCACCCAATTTATGGTAGCCGGTAACGAAACCACCACAGCAACTCTGGCTGAAGGGATGCGTCAACTTTGTCTTAACCCTGAACAGCAAAAAATGATTCGTGAAGATCGATCGTTGATTCCAAACCTGGTGGATGAATCGTTACGTGTAGCCTCCCCTACCTCCAATATGTGGCGCGTAGCTAAAGCCGACTACGATCTTGGCGGCACTACTATCCCTGCCGGCAGCATGGTGCTATTAAAATACTTTTCATCCAACCACGATGAAAGCATGTTTGAAAACCCGCTGGAATTTGATGTCACCCGTGCCAATGCCAAGCGCCACATTTCTTTCGGTTTTGGTTCGCATGTATGCATAGGCCAGCATTTGTCCAAATTGGAAATGACCATCGCCTGGGAAAAGCTGTTTGACAGCAGCAGCAACTTTACTTTGGCCTGCGACCCCAGCGAACTGGAATATATGCCCAATATTTTATTGCGCGGGCTGGAAGAGATACCGGTTATTATTGAAGCGTAA